The DNA sequence CCTTGGTGCGGCAAACAATGGTAAGCTCGTTTCCTTGTTCCACAAGCGTAAATGCAATCGACTGGGCTGCACCACCGTTTCCGAGCAGTGCAATTTTTTTGTTCGATGGATCGACCCCATTCTCTTCGAGATTGCGTACACAACCGTAAGGGTCCGTCGTCGTTCCGCAAAGTGTTCCGCCGATAATCCCGTCTTTCCAGTATAGCGTGTTCACACTGCCGGTGAACTTCGAAATTTCCGAAAGTTCATCCACCAGGTGGGCAGAACCGTCTGCATTGAAGAATTCCGTCTTGTAGGGAATGGTGACATTTGCACCGTGGAACTTCATCGCCTTGAAGCCTTGAATCGCCTGGGCGAAATTTTCCGGTTCGGGTGCGTAGGGGAGATAAGCCGCATTGATGCCAAGGGCGTCAAAAAGGGCGTTGTGCATGGCGGGCGATTTGCTGTGAGCAACCGGATGCCCGAAAATGCAAAGAGTTTCCGTCTTTCCGTTTATGGAAGCCAAAGTAACCTCGTATGTCCTTCCCACCTGTGGGGAAAAACTCTAAATAATACACTACAAAGATATATTATTCTAGATAAAAAATTATGCAATAAGAAATTAACA is a window from the Fibrobacter sp. UWB4 genome containing:
- the aroE gene encoding shikimate dehydrogenase codes for the protein MASINGKTETLCIFGHPVAHSKSPAMHNALFDALGINAAYLPYAPEPENFAQAIQGFKAMKFHGANVTIPYKTEFFNADGSAHLVDELSEISKFTGSVNTLYWKDGIIGGTLCGTTTDPYGCVRNLEENGVDPSNKKIALLGNGGAAQSIAFTLVEQGNELTIVCRTKEKGDTLAGSLNKFFQSGKAGNKNFTTVQVTTFGDFASISANFDIIINATSVGMSPNVDASPITDECLHKGQVVCDIVYTPPRTKLLQMAEANGCKIVTGEGMLVHQGLESFKKWFPKETENKTNEELTAIMRKGMQG